The proteins below are encoded in one region of Sander lucioperca isolate FBNREF2018 chromosome 11, SLUC_FBN_1.2, whole genome shotgun sequence:
- the LOC116039123 gene encoding glypican-5-like isoform X2, which yields MFRAALQNVDLLWVILFYFVFLPESGCKSADAGSCHEVKTAYMMRQIGPVELVPDRPGTDESLRVCVYPGPSCCTSKMEDSYMAAVRSETQQKMRSYSFELKYLIAGHTKAYQDTFESLVSFTSNLTSTLFDSAYSALASDCRPLVFQLFSDIKRHLSGDSGSTLDNTVRRFYNDLFPLVYRRLLNPGIGHMTPKSYFPSSTNHDDCLRMTRQDVSPFGPHPRLLVSSLSRALGVGRALSRLLVLAGEVVNATEKATLSRECGRSLVRMQYCSHCRGMTLIRPCTGLCVNIMRGCLVGVSELGTPWGSLVVLLQRLAATLATSSNHNSLELALLAVRNHVNDAILHAQLHGPRVTATVEKVCGPQAAGPMMPSANPTTSHVSTSVSPSTSVTSERSNVTSPPSVGPAAHQRLQPQSRRSFLLKGSRGDKSRSLKKLSREFEGSIQRYQWFFSELPEMLCESEMEVEQHTCWSGQELVESYAGLVAGSSLKAQKENPEMTVRNTDSVLKGAKQRLEQLTQEVLVDLGWVSNARGKVEEEEGGSAQTERGSGDDCDDEDGCEASGVENGDTSSGRSPVTKDIAPPRRRLVPPHHLSPPQVAVQGSAHTLSVEPLTLATMLLLLLSPWEHR from the exons ATGAGTCCCTGCGAGTGTGTGTCTACCCTGGGCCCAGCTGCTGTACCAGTAAGATGGAGGACAGCTACATGGCGGCTGTTCGCAGTGAGACGCAGCAGAAGATGCGATCCTACAGCTTTGAACTTAAGTACCTGATCGCTGGACACACCAAGGCCTACCAAG ACACCTTTGAGTCGCTTGTGTCCTTCACATCTAACCTGACCAGCACTCTGTTCGACAGCGCCTACTCTGCTCTGGCGTCCGACTGTCGCCCCCTTGTGTTTCAGCTGTTCAGCGACATCAAACGCCACCTTTCTGGAGACTCCGGTTCCACATTGGACAACACTGTGCGTCGGTTCTACAATGATCTTTTCCCATTGGTCTACCGCCGCCTGCTCAACCCTGGGATCGGCCACATGACACCCAAGTCCTATTTCCCCTCCTCCACAAATCACGACGACTGCCTGCGGATGACGCGGCAGGATGTCAGCCCGTTCGGACCCCATCCTCGCCTCCTGGTCAGCAGCTTGTCCCGTGCACTCGGGGTGGGCCGAGCACTGAGCCGACTGCTGGTACTGGCTGGAGAGGTCGTGAACGCGACCGAGAAGGCAACGTTATCCAGAGAGTGTGGGCGAAGCTTAGTGAGGATGCAGTACTGTTCTCACTGCAGAGGGATGACACTGATACGGCCCTGTACCGGACTGTGTGTCAACATTATGAGAGGATGTCTG GTGGGTGTATCAGAGCTTGGCACCCCCTGGGGGAGTTTGGTGGTGTTGCTTCAACGGTTAGCTGCTACCTTAGCAACCAGCAGCAACCACAACAGCCTGGAGTTAGCTCTGTTAGCAGTCCGAAATCATGTGAATGATGCTATACTGCACGCTCAGCTGCACGGGCCACGCGTTACAGCCACC GTAGAGAAGGTGTGTGGACCCCAGGCAGCTGGTCCCATGATGCCAAGTGCAAATCCCACCACCTCGCATGTTTCAACCTCTGTGAGCCCTTCTACATCAGTAACCTCAGAGAGGTCGAATGTGACATCGCCTCCCTCAGTGGGCCCGGCTGCTCACCAGCGTCTGCAGCCGCAATCCCGCAG GTCATTCCTACTTAAAGGCTCTAGAGGAGACAAGAGTCGCAGCCTGAAAAAACTGTCAAG ggAGTTTGAGGGCTCTATCCAGCGGTACCAGTGGTTTTTCTCAGAGCTGCCAGAGATGCTATGTGAAAGTGAGATGGAGGTTGAGCAGCACACATGCTGGAGCGGCCAAGAACTCgtagaaag TTATGCAGGTCTTGTGGCTGGCAGCAGTTTAAAAGCCCAGAAGGAGAACCCAGAGATGACCGTCCGTAATACAGATTCTGTCCTGAAGGGGGCGAAACAGAGGCTGGAGCAGctaacacag gAGGTGTTAGTTGACCTCGGCTGGGTGAGCAATGCCAGAGGAaaggtggaggaagaggagggagggagcgcacagacagagagaggcagcgGAGACGACTGCGATGATGAAGATGGCTGTGAAGCATCTGGTGTGGAGAACG GTGATACATCCAGCGGTCGTAGTCCAGTGACAAAGGACATTGCTCCTCCTCGTCGCCGCCTCGTCCCTCCTCATCACCTCTCACCTCCACAG GTGGCTGTTCAAGGCTCAGCCCACACGCTGTCTGTTGAACCTTTGACCCTGGCGACCATGCTGCTCCTACTGCTGTCGCCGTGGGAACACCGCTGA
- the LOC116039123 gene encoding glypican-5-like isoform X1, whose amino-acid sequence MFRAALQNVDLLWVILFYFVFLPESGCKSADAGSCHEVKTAYMMRQIGPVELVPDRPGTDESLRVCVYPGPSCCTSKMEDSYMAAVRSETQQKMRSYSFELKYLIAGHTKAYQDTFESLVSFTSNLTSTLFDSAYSALASDCRPLVFQLFSDIKRHLSGDSGSTLDNTVRRFYNDLFPLVYRRLLNPGIGHMTPKSYFPSSTNHDDCLRMTRQDVSPFGPHPRLLVSSLSRALGVGRALSRLLVLAGEVVNATEKATLSRECGRSLVRMQYCSHCRGMTLIRPCTGLCVNIMRGCLVGVSELGTPWGSLVVLLQRLAATLATSSNHNSLELALLAVRNHVNDAILHAQLHGPRVTATVEKVCGPQAAGPMMPSANPTTSHVSTSVSPSTSVTSERSNVTSPPSVGPAAHQRLQPQSRRSFLLKGSRGDKSRSLKKLSREFEGSIQRYQWFFSELPEMLCESEMEVEQHTCWSGQELVESYAGLVAGSSLKAQKENPEMTVRNTDSVLKGAKQRLEQLTQEVLVDLGWVSNARGKVEEEEGGSAQTERGSGDDCDDEDGCEASGVENGDETGDTSSGRSPVTKDIAPPRRRLVPPHHLSPPQVAVQGSAHTLSVEPLTLATMLLLLLSPWEHR is encoded by the exons ATGAGTCCCTGCGAGTGTGTGTCTACCCTGGGCCCAGCTGCTGTACCAGTAAGATGGAGGACAGCTACATGGCGGCTGTTCGCAGTGAGACGCAGCAGAAGATGCGATCCTACAGCTTTGAACTTAAGTACCTGATCGCTGGACACACCAAGGCCTACCAAG ACACCTTTGAGTCGCTTGTGTCCTTCACATCTAACCTGACCAGCACTCTGTTCGACAGCGCCTACTCTGCTCTGGCGTCCGACTGTCGCCCCCTTGTGTTTCAGCTGTTCAGCGACATCAAACGCCACCTTTCTGGAGACTCCGGTTCCACATTGGACAACACTGTGCGTCGGTTCTACAATGATCTTTTCCCATTGGTCTACCGCCGCCTGCTCAACCCTGGGATCGGCCACATGACACCCAAGTCCTATTTCCCCTCCTCCACAAATCACGACGACTGCCTGCGGATGACGCGGCAGGATGTCAGCCCGTTCGGACCCCATCCTCGCCTCCTGGTCAGCAGCTTGTCCCGTGCACTCGGGGTGGGCCGAGCACTGAGCCGACTGCTGGTACTGGCTGGAGAGGTCGTGAACGCGACCGAGAAGGCAACGTTATCCAGAGAGTGTGGGCGAAGCTTAGTGAGGATGCAGTACTGTTCTCACTGCAGAGGGATGACACTGATACGGCCCTGTACCGGACTGTGTGTCAACATTATGAGAGGATGTCTG GTGGGTGTATCAGAGCTTGGCACCCCCTGGGGGAGTTTGGTGGTGTTGCTTCAACGGTTAGCTGCTACCTTAGCAACCAGCAGCAACCACAACAGCCTGGAGTTAGCTCTGTTAGCAGTCCGAAATCATGTGAATGATGCTATACTGCACGCTCAGCTGCACGGGCCACGCGTTACAGCCACC GTAGAGAAGGTGTGTGGACCCCAGGCAGCTGGTCCCATGATGCCAAGTGCAAATCCCACCACCTCGCATGTTTCAACCTCTGTGAGCCCTTCTACATCAGTAACCTCAGAGAGGTCGAATGTGACATCGCCTCCCTCAGTGGGCCCGGCTGCTCACCAGCGTCTGCAGCCGCAATCCCGCAG GTCATTCCTACTTAAAGGCTCTAGAGGAGACAAGAGTCGCAGCCTGAAAAAACTGTCAAG ggAGTTTGAGGGCTCTATCCAGCGGTACCAGTGGTTTTTCTCAGAGCTGCCAGAGATGCTATGTGAAAGTGAGATGGAGGTTGAGCAGCACACATGCTGGAGCGGCCAAGAACTCgtagaaag TTATGCAGGTCTTGTGGCTGGCAGCAGTTTAAAAGCCCAGAAGGAGAACCCAGAGATGACCGTCCGTAATACAGATTCTGTCCTGAAGGGGGCGAAACAGAGGCTGGAGCAGctaacacag gAGGTGTTAGTTGACCTCGGCTGGGTGAGCAATGCCAGAGGAaaggtggaggaagaggagggagggagcgcacagacagagagaggcagcgGAGACGACTGCGATGATGAAGATGGCTGTGAAGCATCTGGTGTGGAGAACG GCGATGAGACAGGTGATACATCCAGCGGTCGTAGTCCAGTGACAAAGGACATTGCTCCTCCTCGTCGCCGCCTCGTCCCTCCTCATCACCTCTCACCTCCACAG GTGGCTGTTCAAGGCTCAGCCCACACGCTGTCTGTTGAACCTTTGACCCTGGCGACCATGCTGCTCCTACTGCTGTCGCCGTGGGAACACCGCTGA